In Synechococcus sp. KORDI-100, a single window of DNA contains:
- a CDS encoding DegT/DnrJ/EryC1/StrS aminotransferase family protein — MESIQPTIPQNNPAAIVEELRTEIDDAIRRVLYSGRYILGEEVEAFEEEWANWCGVEHAIGCASGTDGLELILRALDLPAGARVLAPSHTAVATIAAIVRAGCRPFLADVDEASFTLSPDSAVRCLEAATAEGDPIQALIAVHLYGQPCDLDMIQDLCNARGIPLIEDGSQAHGARWRGKRVGGFGVAAAFSLYPTKNLGALGDAGVVTTNDSRMTKRMKQLRQYGWQLPAISEEPGINSRLDPMQAAILRVKLSHLEEQNSRRQTVAKSYIKQLMTQDKVILPQDGTNLAGSVFHQFVVKLPERKRDAVRTQLKDLGIGTMVHYPQAAHQMPAYRNKPWVGLDPAGLSITEKLLPQILSLPMGPHLKIHEAKRVSECLTNTLIDLKT, encoded by the coding sequence ATGGAATCCATCCAACCCACCATTCCACAGAACAATCCAGCTGCAATTGTTGAAGAACTCAGAACAGAGATTGACGATGCCATCCGACGTGTCCTGTATTCAGGCCGTTACATCCTTGGGGAGGAAGTTGAAGCATTTGAGGAGGAATGGGCCAATTGGTGCGGCGTCGAACACGCCATTGGATGCGCCAGCGGAACCGATGGGCTCGAACTGATCCTGCGAGCTTTGGATTTACCAGCAGGGGCAAGGGTGCTGGCACCAAGTCATACCGCAGTTGCAACAATCGCAGCAATTGTACGGGCTGGGTGCAGACCGTTCCTGGCCGACGTGGACGAGGCGAGCTTTACTCTGAGTCCAGACAGTGCGGTTCGATGCCTGGAGGCTGCGACCGCCGAAGGTGATCCGATCCAGGCTTTGATTGCCGTTCACCTTTACGGTCAGCCTTGTGATCTTGATATGATCCAAGATCTCTGCAACGCCCGTGGCATTCCGCTGATCGAGGATGGAAGCCAGGCCCATGGAGCTCGCTGGCGTGGCAAACGGGTAGGGGGATTCGGTGTGGCAGCGGCCTTCAGCTTGTACCCCACCAAGAACTTGGGGGCACTAGGGGATGCTGGAGTGGTGACGACGAACGACAGCAGGATGACTAAAAGGATGAAGCAGCTCCGGCAATACGGCTGGCAACTACCGGCGATCAGCGAAGAACCTGGCATTAACAGCCGCTTGGATCCAATGCAAGCTGCAATTCTGCGGGTGAAACTCTCTCATCTTGAAGAACAGAACAGCCGTCGTCAAACCGTTGCCAAGTCATATATAAAACAGCTAATGACTCAAGACAAAGTGATACTACCTCAGGATGGGACAAACTTAGCAGGATCAGTATTTCATCAATTTGTGGTGAAGCTACCTGAAAGGAAACGTGACGCCGTTCGTACACAACTGAAGGATCTCGGGATTGGAACCATGGTGCATTACCCGCAGGCGGCACACCAGATGCCGGCCTATCGCAACAAACCCTGGGTTGGACTTGATCCCGCTGGTTTAAGCATCACAGAGAAACTCTTGCCACAAATCCTGTCATTGCCTATGGGACCGCATCTGAAGATTCACGAAGCTAAGCGTGTCTCAGAATGTCTAACCAATACATTGATAGATTTAAAAACTTAA
- a CDS encoding glycosyltransferase family 4 protein has product MAVSQLPALIVSADFLPGGGVLNGRRWAGQQLLRAWARLAGSDPLTLLMGDPGQDSAAFQSFVREAGHCGCFKALPLSDPRPLAAVGALFLSDTSIGRWAQWRRPASSAAFSLIGQIHTISTPAAIEQIEDLVSQPLESWDAVFCSSTAGRNVVTRLMEDREDQILGRCVGNRQVLQSRRPQLPVVPLALPAAEIARSLPDRQMARQQLGLSSNEAVVLWLGRLSMLTKSDPWPAYRILQRAAECLQRSITLIECGPDDTEAQGEHFSELRSLCPQVRFVRLGGAQPVSEQVKRTAMSASDLALFLVDNLQETFGLAVAESMAAGLPVVASDWDGFRDLVRPGVDGFLVPTRFASTAIHASVPLAWQQRIGLTEFPAVAGAFAQLVQIDLAAACDAVLTLLSNPGLRLAMGRAAQRRAIRCFDAEVVGRQYLDYFAELAQRRAHAPQAAHIPQPSPMSLDPIRAFAGYPSSAPLSGFTAEPLQPLVQAGRGFLWGLIQQAMDQHHWPALQQDLSNKHGFPQI; this is encoded by the coding sequence ATGGCGGTTTCCCAGCTTCCTGCTTTGATCGTCAGCGCCGATTTCCTGCCTGGTGGTGGCGTTCTCAATGGCCGGCGGTGGGCAGGCCAGCAGCTTCTTCGCGCCTGGGCTCGCTTGGCTGGCTCAGATCCCCTCACCCTGTTGATGGGTGACCCCGGGCAGGACTCCGCTGCTTTTCAATCTTTTGTCCGGGAAGCTGGGCATTGCGGTTGCTTCAAGGCTTTGCCGCTTTCTGATCCGAGACCGCTTGCCGCAGTTGGTGCTTTGTTCCTCTCCGACACGTCGATTGGTCGTTGGGCCCAGTGGCGTCGTCCGGCTTCTTCAGCAGCTTTTTCCTTAATCGGTCAGATCCACACCATTTCCACTCCTGCGGCGATTGAGCAGATTGAAGACCTTGTCTCTCAGCCACTTGAAAGCTGGGATGCAGTGTTTTGCAGTAGTACTGCCGGCAGAAATGTTGTGACCCGCTTGATGGAAGACCGAGAGGATCAGATCTTGGGTCGTTGCGTCGGCAACCGTCAGGTCTTGCAATCGCGTCGCCCACAACTTCCTGTTGTCCCCTTGGCCTTGCCTGCTGCCGAGATTGCTCGATCTCTCCCCGACCGTCAGATGGCTCGTCAACAGCTTGGCCTGTCTTCAAATGAAGCTGTTGTCCTTTGGTTGGGCCGTTTGTCGATGCTGACGAAGTCAGATCCATGGCCTGCTTACCGAATCCTTCAGCGTGCTGCGGAATGTCTGCAACGCTCCATCACACTGATTGAATGTGGCCCTGATGACACCGAGGCGCAAGGGGAACACTTTTCGGAATTGCGTTCTCTTTGCCCTCAAGTTCGCTTTGTCCGTCTGGGTGGTGCGCAGCCGGTCTCAGAGCAGGTGAAGCGAACGGCTATGTCTGCTTCAGACTTGGCTCTATTCTTGGTTGACAACCTTCAGGAGACCTTCGGTCTGGCTGTTGCTGAATCCATGGCCGCAGGACTTCCGGTGGTTGCTTCTGATTGGGATGGTTTCCGCGATCTAGTGCGTCCTGGAGTTGATGGTTTTCTTGTGCCAACCCGTTTTGCTTCTACCGCAATTCATGCGTCGGTTCCTTTGGCATGGCAGCAGCGCATTGGTTTAACTGAGTTTCCGGCGGTAGCGGGTGCTTTTGCCCAGTTGGTTCAAATTGATTTGGCAGCAGCTTGTGATGCTGTTCTCACCTTACTTTCGAATCCAGGGCTGCGGCTTGCCATGGGGCGTGCAGCGCAACGGCGCGCCATCCGGTGTTTCGATGCAGAGGTCGTAGGACGCCAGTATCTCGATTACTTCGCTGAATTGGCGCAGCGTCGTGCCCATGCTCCCCAGGCTGCGCATATCCCGCAACCATCACCCATGTCCCTTGATCCGATCCGAGCCTTTGCTGGTTATCCATCAAGTGCCCCTTTAAGCGGTTTTACAGCTGAACCGCTGCAGCCACTGGTGCAGGCAGGTCGCGGTTTCCTATGGGGACTAATCCAACAAGCAATGGATCAGCATCATTGGCCAGCGTTGCAGCAGGATCTCAGCAACAAGCACGGATTTCCTCAGATCTGA